Proteins encoded by one window of Primulina huaijiensis isolate GDHJ02 chromosome 1, ASM1229523v2, whole genome shotgun sequence:
- the LOC140990072 gene encoding PRA1 family protein F2-like, with protein sequence MSAYSGAEAGAFSRYRSRTQSLFATRRPWRELLAHPASYSIPFSFGDFSSRLKRNLNHFRVNYSMIVLFILFLSLLYHPVSMIVFIVIFAFWFLLYFFRDEPIVVFGRMVDDRVVLITLGILTIVGLVLTHVWLNVLVSGLIGAAVVILHGTFRITEDLFLDEEAAADGGLHSVVGGSNARF encoded by the coding sequence ATGTCAGCCTACTCCGGCGCCGAAGCCGGAGCCTTCTCGCGGTACAGGTCCCGCACCCAGTCTCTCTTCGCCACGCGCCGCCCATGGCGCGAGCTCCTCGCTCACCCGGCGTCCTACTCCATACCGTTTAGCTTCGGAGATTTCTCCTCCCGCCTGAAGCGCAACCTCAATCACTTCCGCGTCAATTACTCTATGATTGTGCTTTTCATCCTCTTCCTTAGCTTATTGTACCACCCCGTTTCGATGATCGTCTTTATAGTGATCTTCGCGTTCTGGTTCCTCCTCTATTTCTTTCGCGACGAGCCGATCGTGGTGTTCGGTCGGATGGTGGATGACCGCGTGGTGTTGATTACGCTCGGAATCTTGACGATCGTTGGTTTGGTTCTCACACACGTTTGGTTGAATGTTTTGGTCTCGGGTTTGATCGGAGCAGCTGTCGTAATATTGCACGGGACTTTTCGGATTACAGAGGATTTGTTTTTGGATGAAGAAGCTGCTGCTGACGGCGGATTGCACTCCGTAGTAGGAGGTAGCAACGCtaggttttga